The Setaria viridis chromosome 2, Setaria_viridis_v4.0, whole genome shotgun sequence DNA window AACACCAACATGATAATTTCGTAAACAAGCAATCTTCCCCATTTTCATGTTTGGCACCCATTTTTCTATCAACCCCAAACTACTTTCAATCTCAAGTACTCAACTCAAATGGCATGAGCATGCTTCTTTGTTATCTGCTAGACTGCTACTGTAACCCCCCAACTCCCACACTGTTGTTGATCATGACGACGTTCTTTAGAACAAGGATGAAAAGGTCCTTATGCAACCACCAGTAGGAATGAGTGACCACTATTTAGGGACAGGAAAATAACCGGAACTTGTGATTTAACATAAACAACAATTCATACAGTAGTTTCCATTTCCTTCTGATAATGAATCAATCAAAGATCAAGAAGAAATTAATGACTTTTGGAAGATAATTCTGCCGCAACAATGCAGAGTTTAGAGATGAATTTAATCATATATGGATGCAAAGGTTATGGTATTATTTCTTTCAGTCCAAGCATTCCTGCTACCATGAGCAATACTCCTATGCTAAGATCTAAAGCAAAGCTATTTGAGAAAAAGGCACATCATGTAGCTCAAATAACTAAATAAAACAACATGAAAGTTTGCTTTCATTGACGAATAGCACACAACAGTCAACATAGAGGAATTGAAGAAACTGAATATCAATTCATAAATCTTGTCGGTATAGTGCCAGGAGATTAATTTGGTTTGTGTTTGTACTTTGTATTGCTCCTACATCGGCACTGAAAATCTGTTCTACTCTCAGCAACCCAACAATCATACTACAAGCGAGAAAGAATAAAGGGAAGCGTACATAAAACAACAAGATTAAACTGGTCACACCTTTGCAGATCCCATGTCGTTGCGCTTGGCAGCCTCTCTGATGGCTTTCTCCAcattcttctcctccctctgcACATCTGCGAAAACAAGGCAACGACTAGTAAGAACAAATGATACCCAAAACTGTATTACCCAGAACGATCGCCAAAACCAGAAAAAACGCAATGGATATGGGTTAAAGGGCCCCAACCACAACGATCGCAGGAAGGGCGTGGCTAATCACGTCACAGCCAATTTCTGAGGCAAACCTAGGGCAGGCACTAAGCAACACACAGCGATGAACGTGAGAAGCCCCCTTACCATTCCCAATTGGATCGCGCGTCCCCTAGGGGCCCCTGGGAAGGAGAAGTGGGGGGGATAGAAGGTAAGGGAGGAGAGGCGGGCGAGTGTAGGGGGAGTAGGACCTCGGATCTGGCGGTCGAGGACGCGGCACTCGTTGCGGAGGCGGCGCTGCCACTCgcgcagctgctgctgcggcgtcGGCCGCGGCTTCAGCAGGCTCTTCACCTTTTccatcggcgccgccggcgggggaaCGGATCGAAGGCCCCTCACGAAATCGGCTCGTAAGCTTCACGCGGGCTGGGCTGATTCCCTCGCCGGAGAAGAGGGCAGGGAGAAAGCGAGAGCCGCGTCGCTGCGGTCGGCGGGCGAGTAAACCGTAAATCGGCGTCGACTTCCAACCGTGTTCCGACTTTCGACTAGGGGGTTCCTACGCGTGCTCCTATCGGCGAAGGCAACTTTGCTGttcatttgtatttttttttcaaaaacaatttctttgattttttaaaataagattttttttggcttttttatgGTTTATAGAAAACAAAACGTTCGATTTATAGGAAAGCCATTCTCCATTAGATGTCCAATGTGAAATGCGAAGGTTTTGtcccaaattaaaaaaaagaagaagaaaacttcAGTCATAAGAAAACATGTCTAAATTATACACATCATTCATGTAACGTGATATAGACTTACCCTAAAGAAACATGATAGACAATTGATTGATATATTTGACAAAAAAAAGTTTTTACAAATGACAacatttggattaaaaaaaactatgcaTAAAAAATTGTATAAAATTCCTATTAAAGAGCAACATGGCTTAATTCAACAAATTCCTGAAGTTTAGGCAACACCAACAAATATATCTGCAGCCTGTCTAATTTGAGCGAGCTTTAGCAACAGAATATCGATTATTTAATGTTAATATCTACACTCTCTCTTTTGTTTAACTGGCCAATAAGAGAGTGTATTTTACTCCATAAAACCTTTAGATATCCAATTCAACTAATACTGCAATGAAGCCTCTCCTTACAAGCGCACAACATAGCGAATCGGCTATTTTATTTCTACTAGTACATTTGCAAGTATGCCCCCCAAAAATTTGGCTAGTCAATAGTAATATCGCAAAACGTTAAAGTAGATGACCAACGTTAAACTCGTCAATAACATCACAATGATAGTATTACAGAAAATTACAATTATCCTTCCCTTTCTATCCGTAAACAACAATTCATTTTGGTACGACAAACCATCGACCAACTGTACCAACCAACAATTCATTCAGCAAGAAGCGACAAAGCTGACAGCTAATCTCCTGATGTCAGAAATTATACCAACCAACTGTAGTACCTTTTAAATTAACAGTTTTCCAATTCCAAATGTTGGGACTAATTAAGAAACAACTCCGTATCTAGCTTCTTCTGGAGATTACATCTTTTGTGGGGAGGAAGGTGATGAGATTTTCTAACAGCAAGTCCAAAAGAAAGCCAGGGATCAGCTAATCATAGAGTCCTTCTTCATGCCATATGTCGACCAAAAAATCAACCATCTCCTACAAGAATTCTGCAAGTCAGAAGCTGATAACATGATCCACAGATGAAAAAGAGCTTACGCTCAGTGATCTTACAGATAGTGGGATTGGCTGTGGAAAACGTTCGCTTGTCGACAAGAGATCATCATATGTTGTGCACCAACTGCGACGAAAACGACACAGTAGAGTTGAGACTTATGAATCCAGCAAGATGCATTCGGATTGATTTCTTACAAGTATTAGCTTACAGCCTACCAATAGTCCAATACCATTAATCAAGAATTTATCTAACTAGATGAAGCAACAACTATAAGCTTTCTCCAGTGTAAACTAACACCGCTAATCTGCTAGATGCTACTGACAGCTTGTTAAGTATTTTTCACCAGAACAAGTACATCTGACACTCATCACATCAACTAGCTAGGATATTAGCTATATACCTCTTTTCTAACTTTGGTTTAAAAAACCATAGTAAATCAATGTGTTTATTTGCAGGTGTGCTTATGAAACCATTAGAAATTTCACAGAACCTTTAAACTAGCAATTTACCAATACCTGCCCCATCCAATGAGACTAATAATCTAGAGATTCTTGGAACATCGTGTCCGACAGAAAATTATGATTCAGGCAAATGAATGAGGACCAAAAACCTTATTACTGGCTCTCGAGGTGCCTTTTTTGGAACTTCTGCCTGGTGTCCAACCCATTGCCTTCTCATCTCAGCCCATGCTACAGCAGCTGCAGAAACAAAATTTATAATCAGTCTGTAAACGACTTTCCAGTATCAACTCTAATTTATTCATCCATACCCCCCAGAAAAGGTAGGTGACTAGgctatataaaaatatattattatCTGGATATATAAAAAGTAAACAATAAGCTTTCCCTCGCAAAAAGTAAATTGATTTGATGCTACAACACTACTGAATGAACCCCTTTACATCATGTGGTTTGCAtatcattcaaaaaaaaacaagcctATATATACAGTTCTCATTCAAAGAGTCATACAATTTGGGCACAGCTTTTGTGTTTGTAAAAGCACAGTTAACCATTTGATTTCACCAGACTGCAATCAGGGATGTACAATCTAACTGATGAAACAATTACAGACATATTTACCTCACAATCAAGCTACCTTTCTCAATCTACTTATGTGGTAAGCATCCAAACACAGACAAAATTTATTAAACAGAACAACTCAAGATACTAAGATCACAAAATAAAATCATACCATGGTTTATAAATGATGTATCTAACCCGTTGTCCGTTGACATTTTAGAATCGTTGATTATTGAGTTGGGAATAGACGAGATATTCCCCTCAAGAGAAACTGATATGCTGACGTTGTTCTCCATTGCTTCTAGACCCGGTTGCCATCGTCTTCTGTTTCCAATAGAAGAATTCCGAGACCTCTTTCTTAAAGATCCTTTCAGTTTAGAATCTTGAAGTGACTGGGATTTGCTTAAATTACCAATACAGCCACTGTTCTGCATAAATTAAACATCAGACATGCTTGGAATTGCTCAAAAGATAGCATTCATAGTAAATTTCTTAGGTATAAATGAGGAGCACCTACCCCATATAAGCTCAAAGAGGATGTCATGCAAACACCTCAGCCATCAGTGTGCTAACAAAACCATTTAACATAGATGGTATATCTTTTCATGCTTCAGACATCTATTGCACAGCACATTTatttctgaaaagaaaagagagaatgTTAAAAACTCTAGCTTAAATTATAATcctgaagaaaaaagaagtcaaTACACAATAAACCTGATGAGAGTTCTACTGTGAGATGACATTCTCAACATTTTTGTATGGAAAAGCATGTAGGGCAGACTATGCTCGATAACAATTTTGCCAACAATTCATGATAATAATTTTGTCAACAATTCATGAGATTGATAAATCTAGGTGAGCTGCTTAGCATTCACATGGACACCATCCACAAGACGTTGATAAAAAGTTTGTTGGGGTGTTTCAGTAGATAAATATGCCATGTTGCATTGTCTTTCCCACTTCCAAATACGTAATAGTAAAGTAAGAGTAAGCTGTTGAGTACATAGCTAAAGTGATTAACCCTGATAAGATGGGTGCATCGATTGTCAGAATATTAACcttgttttttccccttcaATGCCCACCTAGTTAAATAGGCATAACAAAGGAGGCAAACCATTGTAAGAAGGGAGGAAGATAGAGGTCTCTCTCATTAGTTCTTGGTGAATAGGATAAAACTTTTTAATCCGTGCTATTTCAATTACTCCTCTCTCTTATTCATAAGCGAACCAAAAGGAGAAATGACAGAATCAGCGCAGCCAtctatatatttttattatctAATTTTCCGAGATTCGCTCAGGAAACAAATTCTATCATCTAGAATCCAAACTTCCTGTCCTGTCCTACTATTAATCACTAGTCACTGTTTACATTGAAGTCAGCACAAGTATGGAGACAAAACTACTTACGAAATACAAAGGCATAGTTGTAATCTGCACTCTCGGAGAATGGCCGATGAACTCTAAGAAAAAACCATTCCCAATTCGCGATAATAATATTGGCCATTGACCCACTGCCATGCGTTACTGAAACCCCACTACCCGTTTCCTCCCATTTGATAAATTTCACGGTCCCATCCATCC harbors:
- the LOC117843647 gene encoding uncharacterized protein isoform X1 encodes the protein MTSSLSLYGNSGCIGNLSKSQSLQDSKLKGSLRKRSRNSSIGNRRRWQPGLEAMENNVSISVSLEGNISSIPNSIINDSKMSTDNGLDTSFINHAAVAWAEMRRQWVGHQAEVPKKAPREPVISWCTTYDDLLSTSERFPQPIPLSEMVDFLVDIWHEEGLYD
- the LOC117843647 gene encoding uncharacterized protein isoform X2; protein product: MGGCIGNLSKSQSLQDSKLKGSLRKRSRNSSIGNRRRWQPGLEAMENNVSISVSLEGNISSIPNSIINDSKMSTDNGLDTSFINHAAVAWAEMRRQWVGHQAEVPKKAPREPVISWCTTYDDLLSTSERFPQPIPLSEMVDFLVDIWHEEGLYD